One genomic window of Mogibacterium diversum includes the following:
- a CDS encoding four-carbon acid sugar kinase family protein, translated as MSISADVLRSYRSIDEKTVDELLAQEIKNNNKKIVVLDDDPTGVQTVHDISVYTGWDADSLREAFAEENNLFYILTNSRGFTEAQTKVAHLEIADAVDRAAKEASRDYIFISRSDSTLRGHYPLETRLLKECYERNTGVKLDGEILCPFFKEGGRYTIGNVHYVKYGDELVPAHETEFAKDKTFGYTAENLPDYVEEKTAGEYKAKDVISISLEDIRSMDFDKIESQLMSAKNFNKIIVNAIDYSDIKVFSVALFRAMNAGKMFMFRTAAALVKVMGGVSDMPLLTRSDMIVNESENGGIIVVGSHTAKTTSQLECLKEIADIEFIELDANLVRDEEEFANEVGRCLALEGEYIKSGKTVCCYTSRSLVVANTGDKEDELRLSVRISDAVQSLVGRLAVTPSFVVAKGGITSSDVGVKALKVKRATVLGQIKPGIPVWQTGSESKFPNTPYVIFPGNVGEATTLREAVEELMNKR; from the coding sequence ATGTCAATCAGCGCTGACGTTCTAAGGTCATACAGATCAATAGATGAAAAAACAGTAGATGAACTACTGGCTCAAGAGATTAAGAATAATAATAAAAAGATAGTTGTTCTCGACGATGACCCAACGGGTGTGCAGACCGTTCACGACATATCTGTATATACTGGATGGGATGCTGATAGCCTAAGGGAAGCTTTTGCAGAAGAGAACAACCTATTCTATATACTCACCAATTCTAGAGGCTTTACTGAGGCACAGACGAAGGTAGCTCATCTTGAGATTGCTGATGCTGTTGATCGGGCGGCTAAGGAAGCATCAAGGGATTATATATTTATAAGCCGAAGCGACAGCACTCTGCGCGGTCATTATCCTCTGGAGACGAGGCTACTTAAGGAATGCTATGAACGAAATACAGGTGTGAAACTAGATGGTGAGATTTTGTGCCCATTCTTCAAAGAGGGTGGAAGATATACGATAGGGAATGTACATTATGTAAAGTATGGTGATGAGCTTGTTCCCGCGCATGAAACTGAATTCGCTAAGGATAAAACATTTGGATATACGGCAGAGAATCTTCCAGATTATGTTGAAGAGAAGACTGCAGGTGAATATAAGGCAAAGGACGTAATCAGCATTTCGCTTGAAGATATTCGCAGTATGGATTTTGACAAGATTGAGTCGCAGCTGATGTCAGCTAAGAATTTCAATAAAATAATCGTTAATGCTATTGATTACTCTGACATCAAGGTGTTTTCCGTTGCCCTGTTTAGGGCAATGAATGCTGGCAAGATGTTCATGTTTAGAACAGCTGCCGCGCTTGTAAAGGTGATGGGTGGGGTGTCTGATATGCCGTTATTAACCCGTTCGGATATGATAGTTAATGAGAGCGAAAATGGTGGCATCATTGTCGTTGGTTCTCACACAGCAAAGACAACCTCTCAGTTAGAGTGTCTCAAGGAAATTGCGGACATAGAGTTTATCGAACTCGATGCAAATCTCGTCAGGGACGAAGAAGAATTTGCTAATGAAGTAGGCAGATGCTTAGCACTTGAAGGGGAGTATATTAAGTCTGGGAAGACAGTTTGCTGTTATACTTCAAGATCACTAGTTGTCGCTAACACTGGCGATAAGGAAGATGAACTCAGACTTTCTGTTAGAATTTCCGATGCGGTACAGTCGCTAGTGGGAAGACTCGCAGTTACGCCTAGTTTCGTAGTTGCCAAAGGTGGAATAACTTCGAGCGATGTTGGTGTAAAGGCTTTAAAGGTCAAGAGAGCCACCGTTCTAGGGCAGATTAAACCTGGAATCCCAGTATGGCAGACCGGAAGCGAGAGCAAGTTCCCTAATACCCCATACGTTATCTTCCCGGGTAATGTCGGTGAGGCGACTACTCTAAGAGAAGCTGTAGAAGAGCTGATGAACAAGAGATAA
- a CDS encoding four-carbon acid sugar kinase family protein, with product MSECVVIADDLTGGNATGVLLKKMKYKAHTVINLAAIEPSQLAECDCVIYPTNSRGLTSEVAYDKVYEACAALATEGTTLYSHRIDSTLRGNLGSETDAMLDYLGEDYIAICAPCFPATGRIVCGGYMLVDGVPLHKTNIAIDPKTPVKISEVAELFRQQSKYGVVSVRLKELMHGKHYLADIINSNVEQGNRIICFDCISQEDLDLIADACITSKKKIVAVDPGVFTTTLARKLIVPKDQQVDSRILAVVGSVNPNAKVQMENLWLAQRTHRVMVVTKRLLESEAARKHEIERVIKEVLIGCNKRQVTTVVGDGIYPENRIDFRPYMDLLQCSMDEVSCIINDSFAEIAYEVFKKESSFRAMYTSGGDITVSVCDRFNTAGLRLRDEVLPLAAYGKFLGGEFDGVHLITKGGSQGGPDAINLCITYLKEKLYI from the coding sequence ATGTCAGAATGCGTAGTAATTGCTGATGATCTTACAGGTGGTAATGCGACTGGAGTATTGCTTAAAAAGATGAAATACAAAGCGCATACCGTGATCAACCTAGCCGCTATAGAACCATCTCAGCTCGCTGAATGCGATTGTGTGATTTATCCTACTAACAGCAGAGGACTTACATCTGAAGTGGCATATGACAAGGTGTATGAGGCATGTGCAGCACTAGCTACCGAAGGAACGACTCTGTATTCACACAGAATAGATAGTACACTAAGAGGTAATCTTGGAAGTGAAACGGATGCGATGCTGGATTATCTCGGAGAGGACTATATAGCGATTTGTGCACCGTGCTTCCCCGCTACTGGTCGTATTGTCTGCGGTGGGTATATGCTTGTAGATGGGGTACCACTACATAAAACCAATATCGCTATCGACCCAAAGACGCCTGTAAAAATATCTGAGGTAGCCGAGCTATTCCGGCAGCAGAGCAAGTATGGCGTGGTTTCAGTTAGGCTAAAGGAGCTCATGCACGGCAAGCATTATCTTGCAGATATAATAAATTCAAATGTAGAGCAGGGGAACCGGATAATCTGTTTTGACTGTATAAGCCAAGAGGATCTCGATTTGATCGCAGATGCCTGTATAACCAGCAAGAAGAAGATAGTGGCAGTTGATCCTGGAGTGTTTACAACGACACTTGCTAGAAAGCTAATCGTACCTAAGGATCAACAGGTGGACAGCAGAATACTTGCGGTTGTAGGAAGTGTAAATCCAAATGCCAAGGTTCAGATGGAAAATTTATGGCTTGCTCAGCGTACGCATAGAGTCATGGTCGTTACCAAAAGGTTGCTCGAAAGTGAGGCTGCTCGAAAGCACGAGATTGAAAGAGTAATCAAAGAAGTCCTTATCGGCTGTAACAAGAGGCAGGTGACGACAGTCGTTGGAGATGGAATTTATCCCGAAAATCGCATAGATTTCAGACCTTATATGGATTTACTCCAATGCTCGATGGATGAAGTGTCTTGCATAATAAACGATTCTTTTGCAGAAATCGCTTATGAGGTATTTAAGAAAGAGTCATCTTTTAGAGCCATGTATACAAGTGGAGGAGATATTACAGTTTCTGTCTGTGATAGGTTCAATACTGCGGGTCTTAGACTACGTGATGAAGTTCTGCCTCTTGCAGCTTATGGCAAATTCCTCGGTGGAGAATTCGACGGGGTTCACCTGATTACGAAGGGTGGAAGTCAAGGCGGACCTGATGCAATCAACTTATGTATAACGTATCTTAAGGAGAAGCTGTACATTTAA
- the pdxA gene encoding 4-hydroxythreonine-4-phosphate dehydrogenase PdxA yields MEKPIIAVTMGDPAGIGPEIVAKSIADKATYDVARCIVIGDKKVMEKAIEIVGADLKVNVVDSPADGDYSYGVLNMIDLDNIDMSRFEYGKINAMCGQAAFDYIKKSIEITMDKQADAVATTPINKESLHAAEVDFIGHTEIFGALTGTADPLTMFETNGLRVFFLTRHKSLRDMLDDIKKDRIIDYVERCTDALRRLGVKEGTMAVAGLNPHSGEHGLFGWEEVKEIAPAVEELKERGFNVAGPVPADSVFHQAAQGRFNSVLSLYHDQGHIATKTLDFDRTISITNGMPILRTSVDHGTAFDIAGKGIAGAVSMEEAIRLAAKYAPFFKQ; encoded by the coding sequence ATGGAAAAGCCAATTATTGCGGTTACGATGGGTGATCCAGCTGGAATCGGTCCAGAGATTGTTGCAAAGTCCATCGCTGACAAAGCAACATATGATGTAGCTAGATGCATCGTAATTGGAGACAAGAAGGTCATGGAAAAGGCCATTGAGATCGTTGGGGCTGACCTCAAGGTTAATGTAGTTGACAGTCCTGCAGATGGAGATTATTCTTACGGCGTTCTCAACATGATTGACCTAGATAATATCGATATGAGCAGGTTCGAATATGGCAAGATAAATGCTATGTGCGGACAGGCTGCATTTGACTACATCAAGAAAAGTATCGAGATTACTATGGATAAGCAGGCTGATGCGGTTGCGACGACTCCTATCAATAAGGAATCGCTACATGCTGCAGAAGTTGACTTTATTGGGCATACGGAGATCTTTGGCGCCTTAACAGGCACAGCGGATCCGCTTACAATGTTCGAGACAAACGGGTTAAGGGTGTTCTTCCTCACAAGACATAAGTCTCTAAGAGACATGCTCGATGATATCAAGAAGGATAGAATTATAGATTATGTAGAGAGATGTACAGATGCGCTGAGAAGGCTCGGTGTTAAGGAGGGTACGATGGCTGTTGCAGGTCTTAACCCTCATTCTGGTGAGCACGGGCTCTTTGGATGGGAAGAGGTCAAGGAAATTGCTCCAGCTGTTGAGGAATTAAAGGAGAGAGGATTTAATGTTGCAGGACCGGTTCCTGCTGATTCTGTATTCCATCAGGCTGCTCAAGGCAGATTTAACAGCGTCCTATCCCTATATCATGATCAGGGGCATATCGCTACTAAAACACTGGACTTTGACAGAACGATTTCTATCACTAACGGAATGCCAATTCTACGTACATCCGTAGACCATGGTACGGCATTCGATATTGCTGGCAAAGGCATTGCAGGTGCTGTCAGCATGGAAGAGGCTATTAGATTGGCTGCAAAATACGCACCATTCTTTAAGCAGTAA
- a CDS encoding GntP family permease, with protein sequence MINGLDGQRMLIALLIGIAILIILVLKTKVQAFLALIVTTVIVGIIGGMPLATEMIKVDGIEKPFGIVNSITTGFGGTLGNIGIIIGFGVMMGEIFEVSGAAKRMAYSFLRLFGKGREEEALALTGFFVSIPIFCDSGFIVLAPIAKALSESTKKSVIGLGVALASGLVITHSLVPPTPGPLGVAGIFGIDVGKFILMTLVLAVPMTFACIAYSRKVLSKKFYRLVKEDGVIEKAEYQEPDYEAAFNMDMSGVPGTFESFAPLLLPIVLILINTVATAMGKTDGIMKVLIFLGQPIVAVGLGLIVAIFTLGRPFSREELLAAMERGMASAGIIMLVTGGGGALGQIIKDSGLGTYMADGLAKAAVPMIILPLVISTAMRFIQGSGTVAMTTAASISAPILLAAGVNPMLGAIACCVGSLFFGYFNDSYFWVVNRTLGVSEAKEQLQVWSITSTIAWAVGVVEVIALSFFM encoded by the coding sequence ATGATTAATGGCCTAGACGGGCAGAGGATGCTGATTGCACTTCTAATTGGTATTGCAATACTTATTATCCTCGTGCTCAAAACCAAGGTGCAGGCTTTCTTGGCACTTATTGTCACCACAGTTATCGTCGGAATAATCGGAGGGATGCCTCTAGCTACCGAGATGATTAAAGTCGATGGCATCGAGAAGCCGTTTGGTATTGTAAATTCCATCACAACTGGATTCGGAGGGACCCTAGGTAACATCGGAATCATCATCGGTTTTGGAGTTATGATGGGAGAGATTTTTGAAGTCTCTGGAGCAGCGAAGCGAATGGCTTATTCGTTCCTAAGACTGTTCGGAAAGGGAAGAGAGGAGGAGGCGCTTGCGCTAACTGGATTCTTCGTATCGATTCCAATTTTCTGCGACTCAGGATTCATCGTACTTGCACCTATCGCAAAGGCTCTATCAGAGTCAACTAAAAAGTCTGTAATTGGACTTGGAGTTGCTCTAGCATCTGGCCTTGTAATAACTCACTCGCTTGTACCACCTACACCAGGGCCTCTTGGTGTTGCAGGTATCTTTGGTATAGATGTTGGCAAGTTCATACTAATGACATTGGTTCTTGCGGTTCCAATGACATTTGCTTGTATCGCATACTCTCGAAAAGTTCTATCAAAGAAGTTCTATAGGCTAGTTAAGGAAGACGGAGTTATAGAAAAGGCTGAATATCAGGAGCCAGACTATGAGGCGGCATTTAACATGGACATGTCCGGTGTTCCTGGAACATTTGAATCATTTGCTCCACTGCTTCTCCCTATAGTGCTCATACTTATCAATACAGTTGCAACTGCTATGGGCAAGACAGATGGCATTATGAAGGTTCTTATCTTCCTTGGACAGCCAATCGTTGCGGTTGGGCTTGGACTAATCGTTGCTATATTTACGCTAGGCAGACCTTTCAGCAGAGAGGAGCTTCTAGCTGCTATGGAGAGAGGTATGGCAAGCGCTGGTATTATCATGCTGGTAACTGGCGGCGGCGGTGCTCTTGGTCAGATCATCAAAGATTCTGGACTTGGTACATACATGGCAGATGGACTTGCAAAGGCTGCAGTTCCTATGATCATCCTGCCACTCGTTATTTCGACAGCAATGCGTTTCATTCAGGGATCTGGTACTGTTGCTATGACGACAGCTGCGAGCATTTCTGCACCAATCCTACTAGCGGCAGGTGTTAACCCAATGCTCGGAGCAATCGCATGCTGCGTGGGATCATTATTCTTCGGCTACTTCAACGACAGCTATTTCTGGGTAGTTAACAGGACACTAGGAGTTTCAGAGGCCAAGGAGCAGCTTCAGGTTTGGTCAATAACATCGACAATTGCATGGGCAGTTGGTGTTGTTGAAGTAATCGCACTCAGCTTCTTTATGTAA
- a CDS encoding class II fructose-bisphosphate aldolase, translating to MSLVTMDMLVQRAWAEGSCIPAFNVGNLEMIRGAIRAAEELDKPIIIQIAERLLKYSPLEYIGPAMVNAAKAAKVDVAVNMDHSSSFYVIEEALELGFTSVMYDGSTNPYEDNIIGTRRAYELASKYGASVEGELGLVGGSEDGLSDHGIKCTNPDLAHDFCEKTGVSALAVAIGNAHGDYPVAPELAFDILEEINHKAGKPLVLHGGSGLTDDDFRKAVSLGIAKINIGTASFKNVTGFAANYLASEGKHDYFGLNTAMTQGMYENALRHIKVFTGIE from the coding sequence ATGAGTTTGGTAACTATGGATATGCTTGTTCAGCGTGCATGGGCAGAGGGAAGCTGTATTCCTGCATTTAATGTAGGCAACCTAGAGATGATTCGCGGTGCAATTAGAGCGGCAGAGGAACTTGATAAGCCGATAATCATTCAGATTGCCGAAAGGCTGCTTAAGTATTCTCCGCTCGAGTACATAGGACCAGCGATGGTGAATGCAGCTAAGGCTGCTAAAGTTGATGTGGCTGTTAATATGGATCACAGCAGCAGTTTTTATGTGATAGAGGAGGCGCTAGAACTTGGATTTACGTCGGTAATGTACGACGGTTCGACTAATCCATACGAAGATAATATAATTGGAACCCGTAGGGCATATGAACTTGCAAGTAAGTATGGTGCGTCAGTTGAAGGTGAACTCGGACTAGTTGGAGGTAGCGAGGATGGTCTAAGTGACCACGGTATTAAGTGTACAAATCCTGATTTGGCACACGATTTCTGTGAGAAGACTGGTGTTTCTGCGCTTGCTGTTGCAATTGGTAATGCTCACGGTGATTATCCTGTGGCTCCAGAGCTTGCATTTGATATACTCGAAGAGATAAATCATAAGGCGGGAAAACCATTGGTGCTCCATGGTGGTTCAGGTCTTACAGATGATGATTTTAGGAAGGCCGTATCGCTAGGGATTGCCAAGATTAATATTGGGACCGCTAGCTTTAAAAATGTTACAGGATTCGCAGCTAATTACCTTGCAAGCGAAGGAAAGCATGACTACTTCGGCCTAAATACTGCGATGACACAGGGAATGTATGAGAATGCACTTAGACATATCAAAGTGTTTACAGGGATTGAATAA